From Actinomycetota bacterium, a single genomic window includes:
- a CDS encoding glucose-6-phosphate isomerase, translating into PAARLAAAIAEAAAGDAWDGRDKVTLVLPDQLRSFGSWLEQLIAESLGKEGKGVIPVASEPLGPLEVYDEDRLFVAYGVGDEPWPAALEAIEAEHPVVRIRIWSLSDLGAECYRWQMATALTAHILDIHPFDQPDVESAKQRSRQALEQSGQRPDPGDAAALLSALDPGDYVGIQAFLTPSSENNRRLQQVRVKIRDRHRVATTAGFGPRFLHSTGQLHKGGPESGVFLQVTKTHGTDVEVPGMGFSFGRLFDAQADGDLQALRDAGRRVARVGIEDLEKLASEGGS; encoded by the coding sequence CCGGCCGCGAGGCTGGCCGCGGCCATCGCCGAGGCTGCCGCGGGTGACGCCTGGGACGGACGCGACAAGGTGACGCTCGTCCTGCCGGACCAGCTGCGCAGCTTCGGCTCCTGGCTCGAGCAGCTCATCGCCGAGTCACTCGGCAAGGAGGGCAAGGGCGTCATCCCGGTCGCCTCGGAGCCTCTCGGCCCCCTTGAGGTCTACGACGAAGACCGGCTGTTCGTCGCCTACGGAGTGGGGGACGAGCCATGGCCTGCGGCGCTGGAGGCCATCGAGGCCGAGCACCCGGTGGTCCGCATCAGGATCTGGTCGCTGTCCGACCTGGGGGCCGAGTGCTATCGATGGCAGATGGCCACTGCGCTGACCGCGCACATCCTGGACATCCACCCGTTCGACCAGCCGGACGTGGAGTCGGCCAAGCAGCGGTCCAGGCAGGCCCTGGAGCAGAGCGGCCAACGTCCGGACCCCGGCGACGCCGCCGCGCTGCTGTCCGCGCTGGACCCGGGCGACTACGTGGGGATCCAGGCCTTTCTGACCCCGTCGTCCGAGAACAACCGCCGGCTGCAGCAGGTCCGGGTGAAGATCCGCGACCGCCACCGCGTCGCCACGACCGCGGGGTTCGGCCCCCGCTTTCTTCACTCGACGGGACAGCTCCACAAAGGGGGCCCGGAGTCCGGGGTCTTCCTGCAGGTGACCAAGACACACGGCACCGACGTCGAGGTGCCGGGGATGGGCTTTTCATTCGGGCGGCTGTTCGATGCGCAGGCCGACGGGGACCTGCAGGCGCTTCGCGACGCGGGGCGGCGCGTGGCGCGGGTGGGCATCGAGGACCTGGAGAAGCTGGCATCGGAGGGTGGGTCCTGA